The following coding sequences lie in one Maribacter forsetii DSM 18668 genomic window:
- a CDS encoding ATP-grasp domain-containing protein has translation MNNILITSIGRRVSLANFFKSELKSIFPEAKVYGSDMNPKLSAACRVADGSFTMPKASDKEYISLLIEKCTSLGIKLIIPTIDPSLLPLSQNKELLAQNGIQVVVPDENFVAKCRDKRMIHDFFESKGVNVAEEYCKNTFQLPLYIKPYDGSSSIDNFVIKNKDELTEYHYENKKLMFLEYLDHDLYDEFTCDLYYTKNGDLRCAVPRQRLYVRAGEVNKGITKKNELVPFIKKQLAHLDGIRGCLTVQFFMHKETKNIYGIEVNPRFGGGYPLTHNAGANYVKWILQEYLLGEELTGYFDDWKEDLLMLRYDGEVLVHGYKD, from the coding sequence ATGAATAATATATTAATAACTTCTATAGGTCGTAGAGTTTCTCTAGCCAATTTTTTCAAAAGTGAATTAAAATCTATTTTCCCCGAAGCAAAAGTTTATGGTTCAGACATGAATCCTAAATTATCTGCAGCATGTAGAGTAGCTGACGGAAGTTTTACAATGCCTAAAGCAAGTGATAAAGAGTATATATCATTGTTAATTGAAAAATGTACCAGCTTAGGTATAAAATTAATAATACCTACCATAGATCCATCACTTCTACCCCTATCACAAAATAAGGAATTATTAGCACAAAACGGAATTCAGGTAGTTGTGCCCGATGAGAATTTTGTTGCAAAGTGCAGGGATAAACGAATGATCCATGATTTTTTCGAATCTAAAGGGGTTAATGTAGCCGAAGAATATTGTAAAAATACTTTTCAATTACCACTTTATATTAAACCCTACGACGGCAGTAGCAGTATTGACAACTTCGTCATTAAGAATAAAGATGAATTGACCGAATATCATTATGAAAACAAAAAATTGATGTTCTTGGAATATTTGGATCATGACCTTTATGATGAATTTACATGTGATCTTTATTACACTAAAAATGGTGATTTAAGATGTGCGGTACCAAGACAGCGACTTTATGTAAGGGCTGGCGAAGTAAATAAGGGCATTACTAAAAAGAATGAATTGGTACCCTTTATAAAAAAACAACTTGCCCATTTAGATGGCATCAGGGGATGTTTGACCGTGCAATTTTTTATGCACAAAGAAACCAAAAACATTTATGGTATAGAAGTCAACCCAAGATTTGGAGGTGGTTATCCATTAACCCATAATGCCGGTGCAAACTATGTAAAATGGATTTTGCAAGAATATTTATTAGGAGAAGAATTAACAGGTTATTTCGATGATTGGAAAGAAGATTTACTTATGCTTCGATATGACGGTGAAGTTTTAGTGCATGGATATAAAGATTGA
- a CDS encoding HAD family hydrolase produces MNNTIQKIKGNSKIKTVFTDLFDTLIHRSVHPNYVYRIWAKFLIRDLGLSIDINTLFKIRADATAKLAEDMKLSKVEVPYHLVMKDVYHRLVNSDILNDLDWDSFFYYTQEADYRSETSVQFLNISLVEGLKKLKAENYKIYIVSDYHLPKTIIVRLLDHHGITSIFNEVFISCDLEKSKESSGNIYPLVLEKTGSVAEHTGMMGDNKVSDVINAAKHGLHGHFLKHYAHKYRNKKNLFGSINTEFKDACKKTEKSCKKSDFPFSEYIIHFYFFTERLYSEAKRKGIKDLFFLAREGHYLKQLFDTYQKFNGLKEEDFIQTHYFKASRHSAKQVSLKPIEEEKFAPIKKNYDVMTTTQFLQSFNIEEEGILAIASEVGVDKDEQIENFSTSEVVTKLRANDRFKEAYELHRVGQRDAFNNYLNSFNVDFKADGMALVDVGWGGTMQECIYQYLNCEVPVTGYYIGLREIYTIESKTKRYGLNFTVYPKKGYSDHILQANGQLYEQLLAAPHGSTLGYSNDPESPTIEYHEPNEKRVFDDFISPIQEFMDTQFMELMKSLEGLTYSDIMVQEYITALALRLGLFTNRKKLKFIQLISKGFYQNVGGNKVGMAYDPSQLSKSKLQLLKEFIWSPEKIFRYLVKVKPFLYDKKMAWMGWTVSSTYYYIRFNKYIKKRIFTKDLIN; encoded by the coding sequence TTGAACAATACAATACAAAAAATTAAGGGTAATTCTAAAATAAAGACTGTCTTTACCGATCTCTTTGATACTTTGATTCATCGTTCAGTCCATCCAAATTATGTATATAGAATTTGGGCAAAGTTTCTGATAAGAGATTTAGGATTAAGCATAGATATAAATACTTTATTTAAAATCAGGGCAGATGCAACGGCTAAGTTGGCAGAAGATATGAAACTTAGCAAAGTAGAGGTTCCTTATCACTTGGTTATGAAAGATGTATACCATAGATTGGTGAATTCTGATATTTTGAATGATTTGGACTGGGATTCCTTCTTTTATTATACTCAAGAGGCAGATTATAGAAGTGAAACTTCAGTTCAATTTTTAAATATTTCTTTGGTTGAAGGGCTTAAAAAGTTAAAAGCAGAGAATTATAAGATATACATCGTTTCAGATTATCACTTACCAAAAACGATAATTGTAAGATTGTTGGATCATCATGGTATAACATCTATTTTTAATGAAGTTTTTATTTCATGCGATTTAGAAAAAAGTAAGGAAAGCTCCGGTAATATTTATCCATTGGTATTAGAGAAAACGGGTTCGGTAGCTGAACATACTGGCATGATGGGAGATAATAAAGTTAGTGATGTAATTAATGCAGCAAAACATGGTTTACATGGGCATTTTCTAAAGCACTACGCTCACAAATACAGAAATAAGAAAAACTTATTCGGTAGTATTAATACAGAATTTAAAGACGCATGTAAAAAAACGGAAAAGTCTTGTAAAAAAAGTGATTTTCCGTTTAGTGAATATATTATTCATTTTTACTTTTTTACAGAACGTTTATATAGTGAAGCAAAAAGAAAAGGAATTAAAGATTTGTTCTTTTTAGCGCGCGAAGGTCATTATCTAAAGCAGTTATTTGATACGTATCAAAAATTTAATGGACTAAAAGAAGAAGATTTTATTCAAACCCATTACTTTAAAGCTTCTAGACATTCAGCAAAACAAGTTTCTCTTAAACCAATTGAAGAAGAAAAATTTGCACCTATAAAAAAGAACTATGATGTAATGACAACTACCCAGTTTCTACAATCCTTTAATATTGAAGAGGAGGGAATATTGGCAATTGCCTCAGAAGTTGGCGTAGATAAAGATGAGCAAATTGAAAATTTCAGTACATCGGAAGTTGTTACAAAATTACGAGCTAACGACCGTTTTAAAGAAGCTTATGAGTTACATAGGGTAGGGCAGCGCGATGCTTTTAATAATTATTTGAATTCATTTAACGTCGATTTCAAGGCAGATGGTATGGCTTTAGTGGATGTTGGTTGGGGAGGTACCATGCAAGAATGTATATACCAATACTTAAATTGCGAAGTGCCGGTTACCGGTTATTATATTGGCTTACGTGAAATATATACTATAGAAAGTAAAACAAAGAGATATGGTCTTAATTTCACAGTATATCCAAAAAAAGGATACTCTGATCATATTCTTCAGGCAAATGGTCAATTGTATGAACAATTGTTGGCTGCACCTCATGGTAGTACTTTAGGCTACAGCAATGATCCTGAATCTCCCACGATAGAATACCATGAACCTAATGAAAAAAGAGTATTCGATGATTTTATATCGCCTATTCAGGAATTTATGGATACACAGTTTATGGAACTGATGAAATCCTTGGAAGGACTTACCTATTCGGATATCATGGTGCAGGAGTATATCACAGCACTTGCATTGAGACTAGGACTGTTTACCAATAGGAAAAAATTGAAATTCATACAATTGATCTCAAAAGGATTTTACCAAAATGTTGGAGGAAATAAAGTTGGTATGGCGTATGATCCAAGCCAATTGTCTAAATCAAAATTACAGCTCTTAAAAGAATTTATATGGAGTCCAGAGAAGATCTTTAGATACTTAGTTAAAGTAAAACCATTTTTATATGATAAAAAAATGGCATGGATGGGCTGGACGGTGAGTAGTACGTATTATTATATTAGATTTAATAAATACATTAAAAAAAGAATTTTCACTAAAGATTTAATTAATTAA
- a CDS encoding sugar transferase, with protein MYLYIKRFFDFILSLIGLLILAPILLIVAIILAIDFKDTPFFTQSRPGKNEKIFKVLKFKTMNNKKDENGELLSDTERLTPLGIFIRKTSIDELPQLFNVFIGDMSLIGPRPLLVKYLPFYKPEERIRFSVRPGITGLAQITGRNYMSWDEKFQKDIYYVKNMGLKQDVQIFYKTLIKIFKTSDVELDQSSYMADLDIERKNYKPTS; from the coding sequence ATGTATTTATATATTAAACGTTTTTTTGACTTTATTTTATCATTAATAGGTCTGCTTATTTTAGCACCTATATTATTAATTGTGGCTATCATACTTGCAATTGACTTTAAAGACACTCCATTTTTTACACAAAGTAGACCGGGTAAAAATGAAAAAATCTTTAAGGTTTTAAAATTTAAAACCATGAACAATAAAAAAGATGAAAATGGAGAGCTATTAAGTGATACAGAAAGATTAACTCCACTTGGTATTTTTATAAGGAAAACATCTATAGACGAGCTACCACAATTGTTCAACGTATTTATTGGAGACATGAGTCTTATTGGTCCGAGACCATTATTGGTCAAATACCTCCCTTTTTATAAACCCGAAGAAAGAATACGATTTTCAGTTAGACCTGGTATTACCGGTTTAGCCCAAATAACCGGTCGTAATTACATGAGTTGGGACGAAAAATTTCAAAAAGATATTTATTATGTAAAAAACATGGGGTTGAAACAAGATGTTCAAATATTTTATAAAACATTGATAAAAATATTTAAAACTTCTGATGTTGAGCTGGATCAAAGTTCCTACATGGCAGATTTAGACATTGAACGAAAAAATTATAAGCCAACTTCTTAA
- a CDS encoding HAD family hydrolase: MDIKIDTSTALVFDLDDTLYNEIDYLKSAYWHICSELSEKETEILYNHVFSIYRNGDNPFLYLSDKYDVSIEYLLFQYRNHFPQIKPFPGVLELIQDIKNKQGKIGIITDGRTVTQSNKLKALGIWKYIDCCIISESVGTEKPSKRNFKLVEKDLKVSNYYYFGDNFKKDFITPAYLGWHTVGLIDNGLNIHPNSCFNALNSPQSLIRSFKEVSAV, translated from the coding sequence ATGGATATAAAGATTGATACATCTACAGCTCTGGTATTTGATTTAGATGATACCTTATATAATGAAATAGATTATTTAAAATCTGCCTATTGGCATATTTGTTCAGAGCTTAGTGAGAAAGAAACAGAAATTCTCTATAACCATGTATTTTCAATTTATAGAAATGGAGATAATCCCTTTTTATATTTATCTGACAAATACGATGTTTCAATAGAATATCTATTATTCCAATATAGAAATCATTTTCCTCAAATAAAGCCTTTTCCAGGCGTTTTGGAACTCATTCAAGATATTAAGAACAAACAAGGTAAAATTGGAATTATCACTGACGGCAGAACCGTTACACAATCAAATAAGTTAAAGGCACTAGGCATTTGGAAATATATAGATTGTTGTATTATTTCTGAAAGTGTAGGTACCGAAAAACCTAGTAAAAGAAACTTCAAATTGGTAGAGAAAGATCTGAAGGTCTCTAACTATTATTATTTTGGGGACAATTTCAAGAAAGATTTTATTACACCTGCATATTTAGGGTGGCATACTGTTGGGCTTATTGATAACGGTTTAAATATACACCCTAACAGTTGTTTTAACGCATTAAACTCACCACAAAGCTTAATACGGTCATTTAAGGAAGTAAGTGCCGTATAA